Within the Corynebacterium sp. sy039 genome, the region GCGGGGTATCGCGCTTAACGGAATCGCACACGATACCGTTCTAGGAGCCTATTTGTTGCGTCCTGGACAGCGCAGCTATGAGCTAAAAGATGTCTATCAGCGCCATGTGCAGCGTGTATTACATATTGAGCAATCAGAGCAGTTATCGCTTTTAGACATGGTGAGTTTGGATCAGTTGGTGTATAACGCGGCAGCTGTGCTCGACCTTGTTGAAGTATTGATTGTGCAGTTGCAAGATATTGATGCGTATGAGTTGTATTCCGATTTGGAATTGCCCTTGTTAAGTATTCTGGCGCGCATGGAAAAGGCAGGAATTAGCGTCGATGTTCCAACTTTAGAAGAACAACTAGAGATTTTTGTAGAGCAAGTACGCGAAGAAGAAGCTGCGGCGAGGGAACTTGCCGGTGCCCCTGATCTGAATTTATCAAGTCCAAAGCAGTTGCAAGTTATTTTGTTTGATACGCTCGGCTTGCCGAAAACCAAGAAGACTAAGACTGGCTATTCCACTGCGGCTAAAGAAATTGAGATGCTGGCGCTGAATCATCCACATCCTTTTTTGGATCATCTATTGGCGCACCGAGAGTATCAGAAAATAAAGACTACTCTTGAAGGACTTATTAAAGCAGTTAATTCCGATGGCAGAATTCATACAACGTTTAAGCAGACAGTTGCTTCTACCGGACGGTTGTCTTCTACGGAACCGAATTTGCAAAATATCCCAGTGCGTACAGCTGCTGGGCAAAAAATTCGTTCGGCTTTTTGCGTTGGGCAAGGTTATGAAACGCTTTTGACTGCTGATTATTCTCAAATTGAAATGCGAGTCATGGCGCATCTTTCTAAAGATCCGGGGCTTATCGACGCCTACCGCCAGGGCGAAGATCTCCATAATTATGTGGGCTCACAAGTGTTTGATGTTCCGGTAGATCAAGTGACCCCAGAGCTACGACGCAGGGTAAAAGCCATGTCTTATGGTTTGGTGTACGGTCTGTCTGCTTTTGGCTTATCGCAACAGCTCAATATCCCTCGATTAGAGGCTAAAGAGATTATGGAAAGCTATTTTGAGCGGTTTGGTGCAGTCAAAGAATATCTTGATCAGGTAGTTGTTCATGCACGTAAAGATGGTTACACGTCCACGCTTTTTGGTAGGAGAAGATATTTACCAGAGTTATCGTCACCTAATCGTGTGGCACGTGAAAATGCTGAACGGGCTGCCCTGAACGCACCGATTCAAGGCACTGCGGCAGATATTATTAAAGTCGCTATGCTGCGAGTGGATAAAGAATTACGTCGTGCGCAGACAAAATCCAGAGTCCTACTGCAGGTGCATGATGAATTAGTAGTAGAAGTGGCACATGGAGAATTAGAAACAGTGCGTTCCATTGTGGAAACTCAAATGGATAATGCGATCAAGCTGAGTGTACCGCTTGAAGTTTCAACTGGAATTGGAAAAAACTGGCAAGAAGCCGCACACTAGAGCATTGTCCGAGACACGCCAAGGATTCTATTTGCTCTAGCAGGAGATATAGTCTAAAATCGCACAAGCGTGTCTATGTAATTTTTTCCTTGTCTTCAGGTAGGAGGAGTACGAGGTGAAAATGCGGGATCATAATATGTGTAATGCGTTATGAGAGACACAGAACTGTCCATCAACTATTCCTACATTTTCGGAGCATTTAATGCCAACCAATAATGTCCCTCAGGTAGCCATCAACGATATTGGTTCCGCTGAGGAATTCCTCGCAGCAGTCGACGCAACCATCAAATACTTCAACGATGGAGACATCGTCGAAGGTACCGTGGTGAAAGTTGATCATGATGAGGTGCTGCTCGATATCGGATACAAGACCGAAGGTGTCATTCTATCCCGCGAGCTATCAATTAAGCACGATGTTGATCCTGAAGAGGTTGTTCAGGTCGGCGATAAAATCGACGCACTTGTTCTCACCAAAGAGGATAAAGAAGGTCGTCTTATTCTTTCCAAGAAGCGTGCACAGTACGAGCGTGCATGGGGCGCTATTGAAGAGCTACAAGCTAAAGGCGAGCCAGTTACTGGTACCGTTATTGAGGTTGTTAAGGGTGGTTTGATCCTTGACATTGGGCTTCGTGGTTTCTTGCCAGCGTCTCTTGTTGAGATGCGTCGTGTTCGTGATCTTGATCCATATATCGGTCAGGAAATTGAAGCGAAGATTATCGAACTTGATAAGCAGCGTAATAATGTTGTTTTGTCTCGTCGTGCATGGTTGGAGCAGAACCAATCTGAGGTTCGTTCTGACTTCCTCCACAAGCTACAAAAAGGTCAAGTACGCAAGGGTGTTGTTTCCTCTATCGTCAACTTCGGTGCGTTCGTTGATCTTGGCGGTGTAGACGGTCTTGTTCACGTTTCCGAGCTTTCTTGGAAGCATATCGATCACCCAACTGAGGTAGTTACCGTTGGCGATGAGGTCACTGTTGAGGTTCTTGATGTTGATCTCGACCGTGAACGTGTTTCTTTGTCACTCAAGGCTACCCAAGAGGATCCTTGGCGTGTATTCGCACGTACTCATGCAGTTGGACAGATCGTTCCTGGTCGTGTTACCAAGCTCGTTCCATTCGGTGCATTCGTTCGTGTTGAAGAAGGTATCGAGGGACTCGTACATATCTCCGAGTTGGCACAACGCCACGTTGAGGTTCCAGATCAGGTTGTTACTGTTGGACATGAGGCAATGGTTAAAGTTATTGACATTGACCTCGAGCGTCGTCGTATTTCTCTCTCCCTCAAGCAGGCTGACGAGGACTACACCGAAGAATTCGATCCATCCAAGTATGGTATGGCTGATTCTTATGATGAGCAGGGCAACTACATCTTCCCAGAAGGATTCGATCCAGAGACTAATGAATGGCTCGAAGGCTTCGAGGAACAACGTGCTGATTGGGAAGCTCGTTATGCTGAGTCTGAGCGTCGTTTCCAGCTCCACACTGCACAAATTGAACGCAACCGTGTAGCTGCTGCCGCTGCTGCTGAAGCAGGCGAGGATGCTAACTACTCCTCAGAGTCTAAAGATGACGCTGCTACTGCTGATACAGCAGAGCAAGCTGCAGATGCTGGTTCATTGGCATCTGATGAGCAATTGGCTGCATTACGCGAAAAACTAGCTGGTAATTAAGTTCCAGTTTTTGCGATAGAACGCATGAAAAATGACCACATTTTATGTGGTCATTTTTTGTTTTTTTCTACACTTTTTGCGGTATCTTAGATTCTGTTCACATCGATTTTTATTGATGATAAAGATATGTCAGTGTAACTATCTTGGTAACTATCTTAGGAGGTATCGCATGGCAACAGCCGTAGCACAGACGGCTGAATTTATCGTAGAGCATGTTGGTGGCGCAGATAATATCTCTTCGCTCACGCATTGTGCAACTCGATTGAGATTCCAGCTTAATGATCGCTTACTTGTGGATCGAGAAAAACTCGATCAGCATCCAGATATTCTTGGTGTCGTAGAACAAGGAAATAATGGGTTGCAAGTAGTTATGGGAGGTGGCGTTGCGAATTATTATCAGCAGATTGTGCAACTACCAGGTATGAGTAGTGCGATCAAAGATGATGATTCACAGCGCACATCAGCTACACGCACTAAAAAAGAATATGGTGGAGTCCGGGAAAAATACTCATGGCTCGACTATTCTTTTGAGTTCTTATCTGATACTTTCCGTCCAATACTCTGGGCATTGCTGGGTGCGTCACTTATTATTACTCTTCTTGTTATTGCAGACACCTTGGGATGGCAAGAGTTTCGTGCTGACTTGTCGACGCAACCTGCTGGTTACCAGCTACTTCATGCAATGTATCAGTCAGTATTCTACTTCCTGCCGATCATGATTGGTGCTACAGCATCAAAGAAACTAGGCGTGAATGAATGGGTTGGAGCAGCAATTCCTGCTGCATTATTAACACCAGAGTTTATAGGGCTAAGCGATATCGCACAGAAGATAAACTTTTTGGGTGGACAAGCTCAAGCAGTAGAGATTTTTGGTATCCCACTGATACTCAATAGTTATAGTGGGCAAGTTTTCCCACCTATTTTGGCAGCTATAGGGTTATTTTTTGTGGAAAAGATATTGCGAAAAATTTTCCCTGAAGCAGTACAAATGGTTTTTGTACCGTTCTTTTCATTGCTTATTATGATTCCGCTCACGGCGTTTCTTCTTGGTCCATTTGGTATAGGTATCGGTAACGGTATTTCCCATATGCTCAATGCGATTAATTCTTTCTCACCATTTATTATGGCGATCATTATTCCGTTGCTGTATCCATTCTTAGTACCGCTTGGGTTACACTGGCCACTTAACGCCATCATGATCGTTAATATCAATACACTTGGTTATGATTTCATTCAAGGTCCGATGGGGGCATGGAACTTTGCATGCTTTGGTGTGGTAGCAGGAGTATTGTTGCTATCAATCCGAGAAAAAGATACCGCAATGCGTCAAGTTTCTTTTGGTGGCTTAATGGCAGGTCTTTTTGGCGGTATTTCTGAACCATCACTGTATGGTGTTCTTCTTCGATTCAAGAAAACCTATTTCAGCTTGTTGCCTGGCTGCTTCATCGGTGGCATAGTGATGGGTATCTTTAACGTAAAAGCCAACGCCTTTGTGTTTAGTTCTATTTTCTCAGTGGGTGCAATGACACCCGGCGGTGGATATGCACTGGGATTACTTGTGGCTTTCTTTACTTCCTTCTTCTTAGTGGTCTCCTTTGATTACCGTGCCAAAGCAGAAAAACAAGAAATTTTGGCACGACTAAACCAACACAACAATGCTGAACCTCATAAGCTAGAAACAAAACCTACTGCTGCCAATAGCGAGAATAAGCCCACCTCACACCTGGTGGACAATGCTAGTCAAGAAAAAATGGATACGAACCACGTGCAGCATAGTCAATCGGATGTCGAGTCTGGTACAGCTGCGGAACAATCAGTATCTCTGCAACCAGCGGTAAAGACTGCATTGGTTCCTGGAACACAGACTGATATTTCTAGTCCGCTTGAAGGCGAGGCAGTAGCACTTTCTCAGGTACCAGATCCTATTTTTGCTACTGAAAAACTAGGCAAAGGAATAGCGATTAACCCTACGGGAAATCAGGTAGTTGCACCTGCACCAGCGACGGTCATCAGTGTGCAAAAGAGTGGTCATGCGGTAGGACTGAGACTTGATAATGGGATCGAACTGCTTATCCACATTGGCATTGATACGGTACAGCTAGGCGGGCGGGGATTTGAGGTACACGTCGAACGCAAAGAAAGAGTAGTGGCTGGTCAAAAACTTATTAGTTTTGATCCTAAATATATTAAAACAGAAGGCTATGACTTGATTACGCCGGTACTTGTGGTCAATACAAAGAAATTTGCCGAAGTTGTGTCTTTTCCTGCTGACAGTGTGGATGACTCCACTACGATTATCCGCACTACTGCTCCTGAACGTGCAGAATAGTATTCAAGAAAATATCGCAGTTGTCTGAGTAGTATGAAGATATGAAGCGTATTGGGCTAACTGGTGGAATAGGAAGTGGAAAGTCTACAGTTGCAAAAATTTTTGCCGAACGTGGCTTTCCTGTGATTGATGCAGACAAAATTGCACGAGAGATTGTCGAGCCTGCCAGCCCTGTGCTGGCAGAACTCGCAGATCACTTTGGCAAAGATATTATTACTGCAGACGGTAGTTTGGATCGGGGATTGCTTGCTCAGCGTGCTTTTGCCGATGAACAGCATACTGCTATGTTGAACTCCATTACGCATCCTCACATCATGCAACGTACAGCACAGTTATTCGCAGAAGCAGAAAGCAAAGGCTATGAGTTAGCAGTGTGGGATATGCCCTTGCTGGTGGACAAGGGCTATCACACAGACATGGATAGTGTGATCGTGGTGGATGTTACTGTTGAGCTGCGTATCCAACGACTCATGAAGTACCGAGGCTTCAGTCGAGCCGATGCTCAACAGCGTATTGATGCTCAGATAAGTGATGAGCAACGTCGGCAAGCGGCAACATATGTGATTGACAATAATGGTTCGCTTGAACAATTACGCGAGCAAACTCTCGCTGTCATCGACAAACTGGTCGAATAAGCCTTAGTATCGGTACACTACAGGTATGGCTTTTGCTGCAGAACACCCAGAAGATAGCACTGCATTACATCATGTGGAAGATGTAGAACGAGCACCTGGACAATTCCAGGTGGTATCTGAATATCAGCCAGCTGGGGATCAACCACAAGCAATTCAAGAATTGGATGAGCGTCTTAACCGCGGAGAGCGCGATGTAGTGCTATTGGGTGCTACTGGTACAGGTAAATCAGCAACTGCCGCATGGCTCATTGAGAAACAGCAGCGTCCTACTTTGGTCATGGCGCCTAATAAAACACTTGCTGCACAGTTGGCTAATGAACTACGGCAATTATTGCCACATAATGCAGTTGAGTATTTTGTGTCTTACTATGACTATTACCAGCCTGAGGCATATATCGCGCAGACAGATACGTATATTGAAAAAGATTCTTCTATCAACGATGATGTAGAAAGATTGCGTCATAGGGCGACGAGTTCTTTGCTGTCTCGTCGAGACGTGGTAGTGGTGTCCTCTGTATCGTGTATCTATGGTCTGGGTACACCGCAATCTTATTTAGATCGTTCTGTGACTCTTAGCGTTGGAGAAGAAATTGAGCGAGATCGTTTTTTGCGTCTCCTAGTCGATATTCAGTATGAGCGCAATGATATTGGTTTTACTCGAGGAACTTTTCGAGCCAAAGGCGATACTGTTGACATTATCCCAGCTTATGAGGAACTAGCAGTGCGCGTAGAGTTCTTTGGGGATGATATTGACGCCTTGTATTACATTCATCCGCTTACTGGCGACGTTATCCGCCAAGTAGAAAATATCCGTATTTTTCCTGCGACGCATTATGTCGCAAGCCCTGAACGTATGGAAAAAGCAGTTCGTGATATTCGTGAAGAATTAGCACAGCGGCTTATTGAATTAGAAAATCGTGGCAAGTTATTAGAGGCGCAGCGTTTGCGAATGCGCACTGAATATGATCTCGAAATGATTGAAGAGATGGGCTTTTGCTCTGGAATCGAGAATTATTCCAGGCATCTTGACGGTCGTGGAGAAGGTAGCGCACCTGCTACATTGTTGGATTATTTTCCTGAAGATTTCTTGACAATTATTGATGAGTCCCATGTGACTGTGCCACAAATTGGTGGAATGTTTGAGGGAGATATGTCCCGCAAACGCAATTTGGTTGAGTTTGGTTTCAGGTTGCCATCTGCACTTGATAATCGGCCATTACGATGGGCTGAGTTTGAGAAGCGGGTGGGGCAAACTGTTTATTTGTCAGCAACTCCTGGTTCTTATGAGCTAGAAGCAACTGGGGGAGAGTTTGTTGAGCAAGTGATTAGACCAACAGGTCTGGTTGATCCACAGGTACGTGTCAAGCCTACCCAAGGGCAGATTGATGATCTTATTGATGAGATCAGACAACGTACACAAAAGGATGAACGTGTTTTGGTCACTACTCTTACCAAGCGTATGGCAGAGGACTTGACCGATTATCTTCTGGAGAATGACATTAAGGTTCGTTATCTTCACTCTGATATTGATACGCTGCAACGAGTTGAATTACTACGACAATTACGTCTTGGCGAGTTTGACGTATTAGTGGGTATTAACCTGTTGCGCGAGGGCTTAGACCTGCCTGAGGTTTCTTTAGTAGCCATTCTTGATGCAGATAAAGAAGGTTTTTTGCGTTCAACTACGTCGCTTATTCAGACCATTGGTCGTGCAGCTCGTAATGTTTCTGGTGAAGTAATCATGTATGCGGATCGAGTCACTGATTCTATGGCACAAGCTATTGAAGAAACGCAGCGTCGTCGGCAAAAGCAAATTGCCTATAACGAGGAGCATGGTATTGATCCACAACCATTGCGTAAGAAAATTGCTGATATTTTGGATCAAGTTAATGAGCAAAAGCAGGATCACAATGCTACGTCAAGTGCCTCAGGGGCTCAGGCAGATGTAGCGCTTGGCGATAAACCTGATATTAGCGCTATGCCTACACAGAAAGTTCAAGAGCTTATCGACGATCTGACAGCGCAAATGGGTGACGCAGCGCGTGAATTGAAGTTTGAGCTCGCGGGTCGGTTGCGTGATGAAATAGCTGACTTAAAGAAAGAATTGCGTGGACTCAAAGACACGGGTTTGTGATGTATGTTAAAAGTGTTCGGCAAAACTAATCAACAACATACTCTGGATAAGTCGAGAAAGCTGATAAGGGATATTTTTGCTGTTAAACTAGGTAACAATAGCCTTGGCTTGCTGTAGAAAATATAATTTCGTATTTGGAAGGTTCTCATGAGTGATTATTCCACCATTGTTGTAGGTACTGATGGATCAAAGTCATCATTGCTTGCTGTTGAGCGAGCTGCACGCATTGCTGCGGCTTTTGATGCAACGCTTGTTATCGGTTGTGCCTATTATGAGAGCAAAGAAGATGCTTCCAAGACATTGCGTCAAGACTCCATCACTGTTTTAGGTACAGATCCAGCTCAGGAAAACTTAGATAAAGCCGCTGCACATGCCAAGGAAGTGGGTGCAGAAAAAATCAGCACTGCTATTCGTCCTGGTACTCCAGTGGAGGCACTCATGGCGATTGTTAACGAGAATAACGCTGATCTATTAGTAGTAGGTAATCGTGGTATCAATTCGCTTACCGGTCGATTGCTTGGTTCTGTGCCAGCGGATGTTGCCCGTCAATCTGATTGCGATGTGATGATTGTACACACAGTAAGCTAGCAGTTCTTTCTTATGAACAATAAAGGCGTGCCGTGACCTGGCGCGCCTTTTGCGTATGGCTTGCGTATTAGCTTGCTACTGGAAATTTTATTGGAAAATCACCAATGATCACCAATGACTGGGTTGCTCGTGTTAAGGCGACATAAAGATTCTGCCAGCCTTGCGGAGACTGTTCCACAATTTCCTGGGGATTAACTACTACAACGTGATCAAATTCTAATCCTTTAATATCACTGACGCTGTAAGTATTTTCCTGACTGATATCGTCGCTGTCTGGAACAATGATGGCGCACAATCTGCTTTCATCTTGTTCTTGGAGTTGTTGCACCACTTCATGAGGGTCGGTATGTGCAGCTAAGAAACGTATGGGAGTAGCCATATCTGCTTGCCGCATTGATAGTGGTTTCTTTGCGTCAGGATTGATGACCTGTAGCACTGCATATGCAAGATCCATAATTTCAGCAGGCGTTCGATAATTAACACTTAGTTCGTGTATCTTAAAACGTTTCTTCACAAATGGCTCCAAGGTCTGTGCCCAGGAATCTACGCCAGCTGGTGCAGATGTTTGTGAAGTATCGCCAACAACAGTCATCCATTTGGCTGGACATCGTCGCATAATCATTCGCCATTCCATAGGCGTTAATTCTTGAGCTTCATCAATGATCACATGACCATATGCCCAGCTATAATCGGCTTTCG harbors:
- the coaE gene encoding dephospho-CoA kinase — translated: MKRIGLTGGIGSGKSTVAKIFAERGFPVIDADKIAREIVEPASPVLAELADHFGKDIITADGSLDRGLLAQRAFADEQHTAMLNSITHPHIMQRTAQLFAEAESKGYELAVWDMPLLVDKGYHTDMDSVIVVDVTVELRIQRLMKYRGFSRADAQQRIDAQISDEQRRQAATYVIDNNGSLEQLREQTLAVIDKLVE
- a CDS encoding glucose PTS transporter subunit IIA, which encodes MATAVAQTAEFIVEHVGGADNISSLTHCATRLRFQLNDRLLVDREKLDQHPDILGVVEQGNNGLQVVMGGGVANYYQQIVQLPGMSSAIKDDDSQRTSATRTKKEYGGVREKYSWLDYSFEFLSDTFRPILWALLGASLIITLLVIADTLGWQEFRADLSTQPAGYQLLHAMYQSVFYFLPIMIGATASKKLGVNEWVGAAIPAALLTPEFIGLSDIAQKINFLGGQAQAVEIFGIPLILNSYSGQVFPPILAAIGLFFVEKILRKIFPEAVQMVFVPFFSLLIMIPLTAFLLGPFGIGIGNGISHMLNAINSFSPFIMAIIIPLLYPFLVPLGLHWPLNAIMIVNINTLGYDFIQGPMGAWNFACFGVVAGVLLLSIREKDTAMRQVSFGGLMAGLFGGISEPSLYGVLLRFKKTYFSLLPGCFIGGIVMGIFNVKANAFVFSSIFSVGAMTPGGGYALGLLVAFFTSFFLVVSFDYRAKAEKQEILARLNQHNNAEPHKLETKPTAANSENKPTSHLVDNASQEKMDTNHVQHSQSDVESGTAAEQSVSLQPAVKTALVPGTQTDISSPLEGEAVALSQVPDPIFATEKLGKGIAINPTGNQVVAPAPATVISVQKSGHAVGLRLDNGIELLIHIGIDTVQLGGRGFEVHVERKERVVAGQKLISFDPKYIKTEGYDLITPVLVVNTKKFAEVVSFPADSVDDSTTIIRTTAPERAE
- the polA gene encoding DNA polymerase I; amino-acid sequence: MLIDGHSMAFRAFYALPAANFATSGGQATNAVYGFLSMLANVIEEQQPTHVAVAFDVGRKTFRSDLFPEYKAQREATPPEFKGQVPLIKQILATLGVVCIEKENYEADDIIATLATAAGVLGFRTSILTGDRDSFQLVNEKTTVLYPLKGTSSIKRFTPEAVKEKYLVTPQQYPDFAALRGDPSDNLPSIPKVGDKTAQKWIVQYESLDNLITHADEIKGVVGQNFRESIEQVKLNRKLTEMVKDLALAVTPDQLELSTVDITAMGEKFDELEFGTNLRERVLRAFAADNPTPVAVEGMETTIDADPLMSWLQPRYESCEPLAVFVEGEGIPAGGDAWRLGIVDTQRHGIAIDLAEIGPEEEKLVAAWLESESPKYFHDAKAAFHMFDARGIALNGIAHDTVLGAYLLRPGQRSYELKDVYQRHVQRVLHIEQSEQLSLLDMVSLDQLVYNAAAVLDLVEVLIVQLQDIDAYELYSDLELPLLSILARMEKAGISVDVPTLEEQLEIFVEQVREEEAAARELAGAPDLNLSSPKQLQVILFDTLGLPKTKKTKTGYSTAAKEIEMLALNHPHPFLDHLLAHREYQKIKTTLEGLIKAVNSDGRIHTTFKQTVASTGRLSSTEPNLQNIPVRTAAGQKIRSAFCVGQGYETLLTADYSQIEMRVMAHLSKDPGLIDAYRQGEDLHNYVGSQVFDVPVDQVTPELRRRVKAMSYGLVYGLSAFGLSQQLNIPRLEAKEIMESYFERFGAVKEYLDQVVVHARKDGYTSTLFGRRRYLPELSSPNRVARENAERAALNAPIQGTAADIIKVAMLRVDKELRRAQTKSRVLLQVHDELVVEVAHGELETVRSIVETQMDNAIKLSVPLEVSTGIGKNWQEAAH
- a CDS encoding universal stress protein, which translates into the protein MSDYSTIVVGTDGSKSSLLAVERAARIAAAFDATLVIGCAYYESKEDASKTLRQDSITVLGTDPAQENLDKAAAHAKEVGAEKISTAIRPGTPVEALMAIVNENNADLLVVGNRGINSLTGRLLGSVPADVARQSDCDVMIVHTVS
- the uvrB gene encoding excinuclease ABC subunit UvrB, whose amino-acid sequence is MAFAAEHPEDSTALHHVEDVERAPGQFQVVSEYQPAGDQPQAIQELDERLNRGERDVVLLGATGTGKSATAAWLIEKQQRPTLVMAPNKTLAAQLANELRQLLPHNAVEYFVSYYDYYQPEAYIAQTDTYIEKDSSINDDVERLRHRATSSLLSRRDVVVVSSVSCIYGLGTPQSYLDRSVTLSVGEEIERDRFLRLLVDIQYERNDIGFTRGTFRAKGDTVDIIPAYEELAVRVEFFGDDIDALYYIHPLTGDVIRQVENIRIFPATHYVASPERMEKAVRDIREELAQRLIELENRGKLLEAQRLRMRTEYDLEMIEEMGFCSGIENYSRHLDGRGEGSAPATLLDYFPEDFLTIIDESHVTVPQIGGMFEGDMSRKRNLVEFGFRLPSALDNRPLRWAEFEKRVGQTVYLSATPGSYELEATGGEFVEQVIRPTGLVDPQVRVKPTQGQIDDLIDEIRQRTQKDERVLVTTLTKRMAEDLTDYLLENDIKVRYLHSDIDTLQRVELLRQLRLGEFDVLVGINLLREGLDLPEVSLVAILDADKEGFLRSTTSLIQTIGRAARNVSGEVIMYADRVTDSMAQAIEETQRRRQKQIAYNEEHGIDPQPLRKKIADILDQVNEQKQDHNATSSASGAQADVALGDKPDISAMPTQKVQELIDDLTAQMGDAARELKFELAGRLRDEIADLKKELRGLKDTGL
- the rpsA gene encoding 30S ribosomal protein S1 yields the protein MPTNNVPQVAINDIGSAEEFLAAVDATIKYFNDGDIVEGTVVKVDHDEVLLDIGYKTEGVILSRELSIKHDVDPEEVVQVGDKIDALVLTKEDKEGRLILSKKRAQYERAWGAIEELQAKGEPVTGTVIEVVKGGLILDIGLRGFLPASLVEMRRVRDLDPYIGQEIEAKIIELDKQRNNVVLSRRAWLEQNQSEVRSDFLHKLQKGQVRKGVVSSIVNFGAFVDLGGVDGLVHVSELSWKHIDHPTEVVTVGDEVTVEVLDVDLDRERVSLSLKATQEDPWRVFARTHAVGQIVPGRVTKLVPFGAFVRVEEGIEGLVHISELAQRHVEVPDQVVTVGHEAMVKVIDIDLERRRISLSLKQADEDYTEEFDPSKYGMADSYDEQGNYIFPEGFDPETNEWLEGFEEQRADWEARYAESERRFQLHTAQIERNRVAAAAAAEAGEDANYSSESKDDAATADTAEQAADAGSLASDEQLAALREKLAGN